A region from the Vibrio navarrensis genome encodes:
- a CDS encoding MgtC/SapB family protein translates to MWNIQVFILPLLLAAALGALVGLERQWHQRMAGLRTNALVSLGAASFTLMSSMMEGDASPSRVAAQVVSGIGFLGAGVIMKEGANIRGLNTAATLWCSAAVGVMCGTGLWIGAVAVALMILLTNMALRPVVRVINQRPLAQVQQVECWWQYRLEVVCRDEDEAYVRALLLQGISSGALQLQKLESENQANESVTYSRVISSVIASQRSDSQIERVIGRLSLEPSVSLASWQVAEV, encoded by the coding sequence ATGTGGAATATCCAAGTTTTTATTCTGCCCTTGCTGCTCGCGGCGGCGCTGGGGGCTCTGGTTGGTTTGGAGCGGCAGTGGCACCAACGTATGGCTGGGCTACGGACCAACGCATTAGTCTCCTTAGGCGCGGCCAGCTTCACCCTGATGTCGAGCATGATGGAGGGCGACGCGAGCCCGTCACGTGTTGCCGCGCAGGTAGTGTCTGGCATCGGCTTCTTAGGGGCAGGGGTTATCATGAAAGAGGGCGCGAACATTCGCGGCCTCAATACCGCGGCAACCTTGTGGTGCTCGGCAGCCGTAGGCGTCATGTGTGGCACCGGACTGTGGATCGGGGCCGTGGCGGTTGCGCTGATGATTTTACTCACCAACATGGCGCTGCGCCCCGTGGTGCGGGTGATCAATCAGCGACCTTTAGCGCAAGTGCAGCAAGTGGAATGCTGGTGGCAGTATCGATTGGAAGTGGTCTGCCGCGATGAGGACGAAGCGTACGTGCGTGCGCTACTGTTGCAGGGGATTTCCTCGGGTGCGCTTCAGCTACAAAAATTGGAGAGCGAGAATCAAGCAAATGAGAGCGTGACTTACTCACGCGTCATTTCTTCGGTTATTGCCAGCCAACGAAGCGATTCGCAGATTGAACGGGTGATTGGCCGGCTCAGCCTTGAACCATCCGTCTCTCTGGCGAGCTGGCAGGTAGCCGAGGTGTAG
- the mgtE gene encoding magnesium transporter → MSISIMTQELMALHISQHQAAMQRFVAQHPLADCAEAFSMLLDEQQLHSQDVRDLLRLLPLDQQAALFGYFSLPWQQAIAEQLAADELAHLSERMAHDERADLLALLEPTLKQQVLQQMDSRERQDIERLASYPSDSIGAVMTTDFAVLDATLTIEEAMHHLRSIAAERETIYQAYVVDEQQKLKGTVSLRDMLVAEPSQRIADIMTQALIFVWVDELQSVAAQAISKYDLLAIPVLDLQNRLVGIVTYDDAMDVAEDEADRHVHKAGAVDFSGNLKDATIGLMYRKRVFWLVLLVFGNIFSGAGIAYFEDTIQTYVALVFFLPLLIDSGGNAGSQSATLMVRALATGEVVAKDWAKMLSKELFISALLGVTMALAVSLLGFWRGGAEIALVVAITMQIVVIVGSVVGMSLPFILNKLRFDPASASAPLITTIADAIGVIIYFSVATMILDFPPMA, encoded by the coding sequence ATGTCTATTTCTATCATGACTCAAGAGCTGATGGCTCTGCACATCAGCCAGCATCAAGCGGCAATGCAGCGTTTTGTTGCCCAGCATCCACTGGCGGATTGCGCTGAAGCGTTCTCTATGTTGCTGGATGAGCAGCAACTGCACAGCCAGGATGTTCGCGATCTACTGCGTTTACTGCCGCTAGACCAACAGGCGGCTTTGTTTGGCTATTTTTCTCTGCCTTGGCAGCAGGCCATCGCAGAGCAGTTGGCTGCTGATGAACTGGCTCATTTGAGTGAGCGTATGGCACACGATGAGCGGGCGGATCTGCTTGCGCTGCTTGAACCTACGCTCAAACAGCAAGTGCTGCAGCAGATGGATAGCCGTGAACGTCAGGATATCGAACGTCTTGCTTCTTATCCATCGGACTCGATTGGCGCGGTGATGACGACCGATTTTGCTGTCTTGGATGCAACGTTAACCATAGAAGAAGCGATGCACCACTTACGCAGCATTGCGGCGGAGCGGGAAACCATCTATCAAGCGTACGTGGTGGATGAGCAGCAAAAGCTGAAAGGGACTGTCTCGCTACGCGACATGCTGGTGGCGGAGCCTAGCCAGCGCATCGCTGACATTATGACGCAAGCCTTGATTTTCGTTTGGGTCGATGAACTTCAAAGTGTGGCGGCACAAGCGATCAGCAAGTACGACTTGTTGGCAATCCCAGTGCTTGACTTACAGAATCGCTTGGTTGGCATTGTCACCTATGATGACGCCATGGATGTGGCAGAAGATGAAGCCGATCGCCACGTTCATAAAGCGGGAGCGGTGGATTTTAGTGGCAATTTGAAAGACGCCACTATTGGTTTGATGTATCGCAAGCGGGTGTTTTGGCTGGTCCTTTTGGTGTTTGGTAACATTTTCTCCGGTGCCGGAATTGCCTACTTTGAAGACACGATTCAAACTTATGTCGCGCTGGTGTTCTTTTTACCTTTGTTAATCGATAGCGGCGGTAATGCGGGTTCTCAATCGGCTACCTTGATGGTGCGCGCTTTAGCTACCGGAGAAGTCGTGGCAAAAGACTGGGCTAAAATGCTCAGCAAAGAATTATTCATCTCAGCGCTGCTCGGAGTGACGATGGCATTGGCGGTCTCGCTGCTCGGTTTTTGGCGCGGCGGCGCAGAAATTGCGCTAGTGGTGGCGATCACCATGCAGATTGTGGTGATAGTGGGATCGGTGGTTGGTATGTCACTGCCATTTATTCTCAACAAATTGCGTTTTGACCCTGCGTCAGCCAGTGCGCCGTTGATCACCACCATTGCCGATGCCATCGGTGTCATCATCTATTTTTCGGTGGCGACCATGATCTTGGATTTTCCTCCAATGGCTTAA
- the folD gene encoding bifunctional methylenetetrahydrofolate dehydrogenase/methenyltetrahydrofolate cyclohydrolase FolD gives MTAQNIDGTLISQTVRSEVAARVKARVEAGLRAPGLAVVLVGEDPASQVYVGSKRRACEEVGFVSKSFDLPASTSEKALLELIDELNNDAQIDGILVQLPLPAGIDTTQVLERILPEKDVDGFHPYNVGRLAQRIPKLRSCTPKGIMTLIERYNIPTHGKHAVIVGASNIVGRPMTLELLLAGCTTTTCHRFTKDLEGHVRQADLLVVAVGKPNFIPGEWIKEGAVVIDVGINRLESGKLVGDIDYNKAREKASFITPVPGGVGPMTVASLIENTMLACEQYHTK, from the coding sequence ATGACTGCTCAAAATATTGATGGAACTCTCATATCTCAAACTGTTCGATCGGAAGTGGCCGCGCGGGTGAAAGCGCGTGTAGAGGCAGGTTTACGCGCTCCCGGACTGGCTGTGGTACTGGTCGGCGAGGATCCGGCGTCTCAAGTTTATGTCGGTAGTAAGCGCCGTGCGTGTGAAGAAGTCGGTTTTGTTTCCAAGTCTTTTGATCTTCCGGCTTCAACTTCTGAAAAAGCATTGTTGGAGCTGATTGACGAGCTCAATAATGATGCGCAGATTGATGGCATTCTGGTTCAGTTGCCTTTGCCTGCTGGCATTGACACGACGCAGGTTTTAGAGCGCATCCTCCCAGAAAAAGATGTCGATGGTTTCCACCCTTATAATGTCGGTCGCTTGGCGCAGCGCATTCCAAAGCTTCGCTCTTGTACGCCCAAAGGCATCATGACCTTGATTGAACGCTACAACATTCCCACTCATGGCAAGCATGCCGTGATCGTCGGCGCGTCGAATATCGTTGGCCGCCCAATGACTCTTGAGCTGCTATTAGCTGGCTGCACCACCACCACATGTCACCGCTTTACGAAAGATCTGGAAGGCCATGTACGCCAAGCCGATCTGCTGGTGGTTGCGGTCGGTAAACCCAACTTCATCCCTGGCGAATGGATCAAAGAAGGTGCTGTGGTCATTGATGTCGGTATTAACCGCCTAGAATCAGGCAAGTTGGTTGGCGATATCGATTACAACAAGGCGCGCGAAAAAGCCAGTTTCATCACCCCAGTGCCGGGTGGCGTTGGCCCAATGACGGTAGCAAGCCTGATTGAGAACACCATGCTGGCCTGCGAGCAGTACCACACCAAGTAA
- the rlmA gene encoding 23S rRNA (guanine(745)-N(1))-methyltransferase encodes MTYQCPLCHLALQQTDRTFHCANRHHFDLAKEGYVNLMPAHHKRSKDPGDNKEMMQARRRFLEGGHYDPMRQKVALLCQTFLQGSAHRLLDIGCGEGYYTDQVARSLSAQYAEATTHGLDISKVAIRFAAKRYPSSHFCVASSHRLPFADHAFDGILRIYAPCKAEELARCVVDNGVVITVTPAARHLVQFKENIYPDVKLHDEEPEQIEGFVLQQQEKLNYMMTLSGAEAFDLLQMTPFAWRASDEFRQALRSAHHFDCEADFMLRVYRKLSQ; translated from the coding sequence ATGACTTATCAGTGTCCTTTGTGCCACCTTGCTCTGCAACAAACGGATCGCACATTTCATTGCGCTAACCGCCACCATTTTGACTTGGCGAAAGAAGGCTATGTCAATTTGATGCCCGCGCACCATAAGCGCTCAAAAGATCCCGGTGATAACAAAGAGATGATGCAGGCACGTCGCCGTTTTCTGGAAGGTGGGCATTATGACCCAATGCGGCAAAAAGTGGCCCTGCTGTGCCAAACATTCTTGCAAGGCAGTGCTCATCGTCTGCTCGATATTGGCTGCGGTGAAGGCTATTACACTGACCAAGTGGCACGCAGTTTAAGCGCGCAATACGCCGAAGCCACAACACATGGTTTAGATATCTCGAAAGTGGCAATTCGCTTTGCGGCCAAGCGCTACCCGTCCAGCCATTTCTGTGTCGCATCCAGCCACCGTCTCCCCTTTGCTGACCACGCTTTCGATGGCATTTTACGCATCTATGCTCCATGCAAAGCGGAAGAACTGGCTCGCTGCGTGGTAGACAATGGCGTGGTGATCACCGTGACTCCAGCAGCGCGCCATTTGGTGCAATTCAAAGAAAACATCTACCCCGATGTTAAACTGCACGATGAAGAGCCAGAGCAGATAGAAGGCTTTGTCTTGCAACAGCAAGAAAAGCTTAACTACATGATGACGCTTTCCGGCGCAGAGGCATTTGATCTGTTACAAATGACCCCATTCGCATGGCGTGCCAGCGACGAGTTCCGCCAAGCGCTCAGATCGGCTCATCATTTTGATTGCGAAGCCGATTTTATGCTGCGGGTTTATCGCAAACTCAGCCAGTAG
- a CDS encoding ChaN family lipoprotein, whose protein sequence is MRTSFSLLLAAMMLGGCATSPSTSSLNHFYDYQLNSPQGQALSLQNLPSEVLTADVILVGEWHTHPGVHRFQTDLLHTLSSQRSVALSMEQFTRDKQPVLNQYLAGEIGEQPFISEGNAWPNYESDYRPLVELAKRQGLDVIAANAPKAIVRCIGRQGIGYLDKLDETERHYLAAEINTADSPYKDKFMASMHHGQPEQTVRQYAAQITWDETMAESIVNYRKAHPQTQIVHIAGKFHTEGGLGTANSILRRAPELKVVVITPVTSLSENGSDYQLEVLEPPVRYVQQSNRMKAYQTLKSRNDELVCK, encoded by the coding sequence ATGCGAACGTCTTTTTCTCTTCTTCTCGCCGCAATGATGTTAGGTGGATGTGCCACTTCCCCTTCCACCAGCAGCTTGAATCACTTTTACGACTATCAGCTCAATTCCCCGCAAGGGCAAGCGCTGTCACTGCAAAATCTGCCGAGCGAAGTATTAACCGCCGACGTCATTTTGGTTGGCGAGTGGCACACTCACCCCGGCGTTCACCGCTTCCAAACCGACCTTCTTCACACCCTGAGTTCACAGCGCAGCGTGGCACTGTCCATGGAGCAATTCACGCGCGACAAGCAACCTGTGCTCAATCAGTATTTGGCGGGTGAGATCGGCGAGCAGCCGTTTATCAGCGAAGGCAATGCGTGGCCAAACTACGAAAGCGATTATCGGCCACTGGTTGAGTTAGCGAAGCGCCAAGGGTTGGACGTGATTGCCGCGAATGCGCCAAAAGCGATCGTGCGCTGCATCGGCCGTCAGGGAATCGGCTACCTAGACAAGCTCGATGAGACAGAGCGTCACTATTTGGCGGCAGAGATCAACACCGCCGATAGCCCTTATAAAGACAAATTTATGGCCTCAATGCACCACGGTCAGCCAGAACAAACCGTGAGACAATACGCCGCTCAAATCACTTGGGATGAAACCATGGCCGAATCGATTGTCAACTATCGCAAGGCTCATCCACAAACGCAAATCGTCCATATCGCGGGTAAATTTCACACCGAAGGGGGCCTTGGCACGGCAAACTCTATCCTTCGCCGCGCACCTGAGCTTAAGGTCGTGGTGATTACACCTGTCACTTCACTCAGTGAAAATGGCAGCGATTATCAACTTGAAGTGCTTGAGCCACCGGTGCGCTACGTGCAGCAAAGCAATCGCATGAAAGCGTATCAAACGCTGAAAAGCCGTAACGATGAGTTGGTGTGTAAGTAA